A region from the Linepithema humile isolate Giens D197 chromosome 1, Lhum_UNIL_v1.0, whole genome shotgun sequence genome encodes:
- the LOC105672260 gene encoding uncharacterized protein isoform X3, with protein sequence MIEGGFHAINKILRNQEQHLNEINLQLKRNNDTSIPKKPEYFPMQSVECLDKFENCSTEEYQNTVSYFIFLGGLNPKECVTAMIKESITDDFSVNITWSGYGNTVEIASRKLTRAIYEALARNNNFPKPMVTELQEAITEGLRNAKQRVRNREKEKNDKREKGKRRVLTEKVKENLNIIN encoded by the exons aTGATCGAAGGAGGTTTTCACGCAATAAACAAAATCCTTAg AAATCAAGAGCAGCATTTAAACGAAATAAACTTACAATTAAAACGGAATAACGATACATCAATTCCGAAAAAACCGGAATACTTTCCGATGCAATCGGTTGAATGTTTAGATAAATTCGAGAATTGCTCTACTGAAGAATATCAAAATACG gtttcatattttattttccttggTGGATTAAACCCTAAAGAATGTGTAACTGCTATGATTAAAGAAAGTATCACAGACGACTTTTCCGTGAATATTACATGGAGTGGATATGGAAATACAGTAGAAATTGCTAGTCGCAAATTAACAAGAGCTATATATG aAGCCTTAGCAAGGAACAACAATTTTCCCAAACCAATGGTCACAGAACTTCAAGAAGCTATAACTGAAGGACTTCGCAATGCAAAGCAACGAGTAAGGAatagagaaaaggaaaaaaatgataaaagagaaaaaggaaaaagaagggTTTTAAccgaaaaagtaaaagaaaatttgaatatcataaattaa